The following coding sequences are from one Pelmatolapia mariae isolate MD_Pm_ZW linkage group LG4, Pm_UMD_F_2, whole genome shotgun sequence window:
- the ccdc137 gene encoding coiled-coil domain-containing protein 137 has protein sequence MGKNKKNKVPDSGKQAGKPGQRQSNAKLQRDGKPKKAKEVDHIQHIPFKLREIMKAKDRMKTGSLKVKKPKKDKSEYFLDGDIPVPHFKRGKRESVKAYVQRMERETKHVMFLSKNQVDRKPEMDASEQERPAHCKSDKKKEYGKMKLQKLQQKKVNKQEDKMEEQMFVDDVPFGEVTMAPPSLSAKPRKAEVRSQKASKELLLNSLLGHTAVSTTKPSMAKQRIMEEERERAVEAYRQLKKQKQQQYEARTASMRKLKSLH, from the exons ATGGGGaagaataagaaaaataaagtgcCCGATTCGGGGAAACAAGCGGGAAAACCTGGACAACGTCAAAG TAATGCCAAGCTCCAGAGAGATGGTAAACCCAAGAAAGCCAAAGAGGTGGACCACATTCAACACATCCCCTTCAAACTACGAGAAATAATGAAGGCTAAGGACAGAATGAAAACTGGGTCCCTAAAAGTCAAAAAGCCGAAAAAGG ATAAATCAGAGTATTTTCTAGATGGAGATATACCTGTTCCACATTTCAAGAGGGGCAAACGGGAAAGCGTGAAAGCTTACGTGCAGCGGATGGAGCGTGAGACAAAACATGTCATGTTCCTCTCCAAAAACCAAGTAGACAGAAAGCCCGAAATGGATGCAAGCGAACAAGAGAGGCCTGCACACTGCAAATCTGACAAAAAGAAGGA GTATGGTAAAATGAAGCTACAGAAGCTACAGCAGAAAAAGGTGAACAAACAAGAGGACAAGATGGAAGAACAGATGTTTGTAG ATGATGTTCCTTTTGGTGAAGTTACAATGGCCCCTCCGTCTTTGAGTGCCAAACCAAGGAAAGCTGAAGTCAGATCTCAG AAAGCATCAAAGGAGCTGCTCCTAAACTCTCTTCTTGGCCATACTGCAGTCTCCACTACAAAGCCCTCCATGGCCAAACAGAGAATCATGGAGGAGGAGCGGGAACGAGCAGTAGAGGCATACCGTCAGctgaagaaacagaaacagcagcagtatGAAGCTAGGACTGCAAGCATGAGAAAACTCAAAAGCCTTCATTGA
- the LOC134626271 gene encoding retinal cone rhodopsin-sensitive cGMP 3',5'-cyclic phosphodiesterase subunit gamma-like, with product MNLEVAKPEGKTGNKAPLRATAPGSPRKSAPKFKQRNTRQFKSKPPKRGVIGFGEEIPGMEGLGTDITVICPWEAYSHLELHELAQYGII from the exons ATGAATTTGGAGGTGGCCAAACCCGAAGGAAAGACTGGCAACAAAGCTCCCCTCAGAGCCACGGCCCCCGGCTCCCCACGCAAGTCTGCACCCAAGTTCAAACAGAGGAACACGCGGCAGTTCAAGAGCAAACCTCCCAAAAGAGGAGTGATTGG CTTTGGAGAGGAGATCCCAGGAATGGAAGGTCTTGGAACTG acATCACTGTAATCTGCCCATGGGAGGCATACAGCCATCTAGAGCTACATGAGCTTGCCCAGTATGGCATCATCTGA
- the tspan10 gene encoding tetraspanin-10: MRRFLPTKRIPWPWLRRDATPNETSPLLPKAGSTKNNAEELALVTTDFQAGTNSGQQHNSPTDARIHPCYGYSFMDYFLKYFLIVCNLLFTVLGLLILAVGVWGLISKESFAQEKISSIGTDPMLVVLSVGFLLTVLCLSGCVGALRENRCLLKLFSATVLVLIAAQVIIAIVAHTLQDQIEGNLRSGMLVAVARYQDDLDLRFITDEIQSNLQCCGADNYRDWEINIYYNCSAPGVLACGVPATCCVDPLENGTVWNSQCGVGAQLLDEFTAQSVIFLGGCLGEISRWIEQHEGLIGIIVTVVFGVQILILFITIRLLERISRHKV, from the exons ATGAGGAGATTTTTGCCTACAAAAAGAATCCCTTGGCCATGGCTGAGACGAGATGCTACTCCGAATGAGACCAGTCCACTCTTACCAAAG GCAGGATCTACAAAAAACAATGCTGAGGAGCTTGCCTTGGTCACTACTGATTTTCAAGCAGGGACAAACAGCGGACAGCAACACAACAGTCCCACAGATGCCAGGATCCATCCCTGTTATGGTTATTCTTTCATGGACTATTTCCTAAAATACTTTCTGATCGTATGCAATCTGTTGTTCACAGTTCTGGGCCTGCTGATTCTTGCTGTGGGGGTTTGGGGTCTCATTAGCAAGGAATCCTTTGCTCAGGAGAAGATCAGCAGTATTGGCACTGACCCAATGCTGGTAGTTCTGAGCGTGGGCTTTCTGCTCACTGTGCTGTGCCTGTCAGGGTGCGTGGGTGCCCTAAGAGAGAATCGCTGCTTGCTGAAGCTGTTCTCAGCCACGGTGCTGGTGCTCATCGCAGCTCAAGTCATCATCGCTATTGTGGCCCATACTCTACAAGATCAGATTGAAGGTAACTTGCGATCGGGGATGTTAGTTGCCGTGGCACGGTACCAAGATGATCTGGATCTGAGGTTCATCACAGACGAGATTCAGTCAAATCTGCAGTGCTGTGGGGCGGACAACTACAGAGACTGGGAGATTAACAT ATATTACAACTGCTCAGCTCCAGGAGTGCTGGCCTGCGGTGTCCCTGCAACATGCTGCGTGGATCCTTTGGAGAACGGCACAGTGTGGAACTCTCAGTGTGGTGTCGGAGCCCAATTACTGGATGAGTTTACTGCTCAGAGTGTGATCTTCCTGGGAGGTTGTCTGGGGGAAATCTCTCGATGGATCGAGCAGCACGAGGGCCTGATAGGAATAATTGTGACTGTCGTGTTTGGGGTCCAGATTCTAATATTATTTATTACCATACGACTGCTGGAACGCATCAGTCGTCATAAAGTATAG